One Leucobacter muris DNA segment encodes these proteins:
- a CDS encoding citrate synthase: MTDSTQQQGPATAKLTFPGGEAEFPILESVEGHSAIDVSTLTKQTGYTALDYGFVNTASTKSAITYIDGEEGVLRYRGYPIEELARNSTFLEVAYLLIYGELPSSDELAAFDDEIRRHTLLHEDMRYYFEGVPHTAHPMAVLSGGLQTMSTYYESSLDTTVPEFVEVNTIRLLAKLPVLAAYAHKKSIGQAFLYPKNSLGFVENFLRLNFGNKAEDYEMNPVLVDALDKLLILHADHEQNASTSTVRLVGSTGANMFSSVSAGINALSGPLHGGANEAVLDMLAQIRDSGQSVETFVEKVKRKEDGVKLMGFGHRVYKNYDPRARIVKESASRVLEELGVNDPLLGLAQELEQIALEDDYFKERKLYPNVDFYTGVIYKAMGFPTRMFTVLFAIGRLPGWIAQWREARDDAQTKIGRPQQLYTGSAERRLGR; encoded by the coding sequence GTGACCGATTCGACTCAGCAGCAGGGCCCGGCCACCGCGAAGCTCACCTTCCCCGGAGGGGAGGCCGAGTTCCCCATCCTCGAGTCGGTCGAGGGGCACTCCGCCATCGACGTCAGCACTCTCACCAAGCAGACCGGGTACACCGCTCTCGACTACGGCTTCGTCAACACCGCCTCCACCAAGTCGGCCATCACCTACATCGACGGCGAAGAGGGCGTGCTGCGCTACCGCGGCTACCCGATCGAAGAGCTCGCCCGCAACTCCACCTTCCTCGAGGTCGCCTACCTGCTCATCTACGGCGAGCTGCCCAGCTCCGATGAGCTCGCGGCCTTCGACGACGAGATCCGCCGCCACACCCTGCTGCACGAAGACATGCGCTACTACTTCGAGGGCGTGCCCCACACCGCGCATCCCATGGCGGTGCTGTCGGGCGGCCTGCAGACCATGTCGACCTACTACGAGAGCTCGCTCGACACCACTGTGCCCGAGTTCGTCGAGGTGAACACGATCCGCCTGCTCGCGAAGCTGCCGGTGCTGGCCGCCTACGCGCACAAGAAGTCGATCGGCCAGGCCTTCCTCTACCCGAAGAACTCGCTCGGCTTCGTCGAGAACTTCCTGCGCCTCAACTTCGGCAACAAGGCCGAAGACTACGAGATGAACCCCGTGCTCGTCGACGCGCTCGACAAGCTGCTCATCCTGCACGCCGACCACGAGCAGAACGCCTCGACCTCGACCGTGCGCCTCGTCGGCTCGACCGGCGCCAACATGTTCTCGTCGGTCTCGGCCGGCATCAACGCGCTCTCGGGCCCCCTGCACGGCGGAGCCAACGAGGCCGTGCTCGACATGCTCGCCCAGATCCGCGACTCCGGCCAGAGCGTCGAGACCTTCGTCGAGAAGGTCAAGCGCAAAGAAGACGGCGTCAAGCTCATGGGCTTCGGGCACCGCGTCTACAAGAACTACGACCCGCGCGCCCGCATCGTCAAGGAGAGCGCCAGCCGCGTGCTCGAAGAGCTCGGCGTCAACGACCCCCTGCTCGGCCTCGCGCAGGAGCTCGAGCAGATCGCGCTCGAAGACGACTACTTCAAGGAGCGCAAGCTCTACCCCAACGTCGACTTCTACACCGGCGTGATCTACAAGGCGATGGGCTTCCCCACGCGCATGTTCACCGTGCTGTTCGCCATCGGCCGCCTGCCGGGCTGGATCGCCCAGTGGCGCGAGGCCCGCGACGACGCGCAGACCAAGATCGGCCGCCCCCAGCAGCTGTACACCGGGTCGGCAGAGCGCCGCCTCGGCCGCTAG
- the dapC gene encoding succinyldiaminopimelate transaminase has protein sequence MRGPLPDYPWDAMAPYAEQAARHPGGALNLSVGSPVDPAPQGVRDALAAATDAHGYPTTAGAPRLREAIVDWFVRRRGVTVEPAAVLPTVGSKELVALMPFLLGLGAGEAVAFPRVAYPSYAMGAALVGADAIPADDPADWPEHTRLVWINSPSNPDGRVLGVDALRAAVERARELGAVIVGDECYAEFGWQAPWDAERIPSILDPRVVGDDHSGVLAAYSLSKQSNLAGYRAAFVAGDPELIDRLLTVRKHAGLMVPAPVQAAMIAALGDEVHVAEQRDRYRARRDVLLPALEAAGYRVEGSEAGLYLWATRGADAWDAVAEFAELGIVVGPGHFYGSHSPKHVRLALTARDEAITEAAQRIREASAA, from the coding sequence ATGCGCGGACCGCTTCCCGACTACCCCTGGGACGCGATGGCGCCCTATGCCGAGCAGGCGGCGCGCCATCCCGGTGGCGCGCTGAACCTGTCGGTCGGATCGCCCGTGGATCCCGCGCCGCAGGGCGTGCGCGACGCGCTCGCCGCCGCGACCGACGCCCACGGCTACCCGACGACCGCGGGCGCCCCCCGGCTGCGGGAGGCGATCGTCGATTGGTTCGTGCGCCGACGCGGCGTGACCGTCGAGCCTGCCGCGGTGCTGCCCACCGTCGGCTCGAAAGAGCTGGTCGCCTTGATGCCCTTCCTGCTCGGTCTGGGCGCGGGGGAGGCGGTGGCCTTCCCGCGGGTCGCCTACCCCAGCTACGCCATGGGCGCGGCGCTCGTCGGCGCCGACGCGATCCCCGCCGACGACCCCGCCGACTGGCCCGAGCACACCCGCCTCGTCTGGATCAACTCGCCCTCGAATCCCGACGGCCGTGTTCTGGGCGTCGACGCGCTGCGCGCCGCCGTCGAGCGCGCCCGCGAGCTCGGCGCCGTGATCGTCGGCGACGAGTGCTACGCCGAGTTCGGGTGGCAGGCGCCCTGGGACGCCGAGCGCATCCCCTCGATCCTCGACCCCCGCGTCGTCGGCGACGACCACAGCGGGGTGCTCGCCGCCTACTCGCTGAGCAAGCAGTCGAACCTCGCCGGCTACCGCGCCGCGTTCGTGGCCGGCGATCCCGAACTCATCGACCGTCTGCTCACCGTGCGCAAGCACGCCGGCCTCATGGTGCCCGCGCCCGTGCAGGCCGCCATGATCGCCGCCCTCGGCGACGAGGTCCACGTCGCCGAGCAGCGCGATCGATACCGCGCGCGCCGCGACGTGCTGCTGCCCGCGCTCGAAGCCGCGGGCTACCGCGTCGAGGGCAGCGAGGCCGGCCTCTACCTCTGGGCGACCCGCGGTGCCGACGCCTGGGACGCCGTGGCCGAGTTCGCCGAGCTCGGCATCGTCGTCGGGCCGGGCCACTTCTACGGATCCCACTCGCCGAAGCACGTGCGCCTCGCGCTCACCGCGAGAGACGAAGCGATCACCGAGGCGGCGCAGCGCATCCGCGAGGCCTCCGCCGCCTGA
- a CDS encoding putative bifunctional diguanylate cyclase/phosphodiesterase codes for MRAQLGASDREFNEILYALNTSSIIAVTDRRGIILHVNDRFCEISQYSRDELVGQTHRIINSGRHPKEFFQEMWRVIGRGDVWKGELCNRAKDGSEYWVDTTIIPLLDDRGRPERYIAIRTEETKRHLAEEQARRLAFYDRATGLPNRVSMLREIDADIEQKPGCQLSGFIAVSADDLSVVNDAFGYAVGDRLLLHASQQLCTLGIEDACVARIGSNTFGILLPHIGSDHRLVEQRAAEAVDRVLGALTGPVNLGSGVVVDTSASVGYVVWAAPGIRQRHQDQEGDTAGTDGYIETTDPHEVIKCADIARKRARRAGGQRRLRLFRQSMLDDAQQRVSLVSELRRGIERGELRLFSQPIVDRDRRVIGEEGLIRWLSPERGLVPPGGFIPLAEQTGIIVEIGEWVLEEACRVLAAWKREPERRELTFSVNLSERQLRVDDFTERVRAIIARHGIAPGRLKFELTESVLHTDLDRTIRLLSLLRAEGVLSSLDDFGTGYSSLSYLRHLPVQQLKIDRSFVSAVVDDEPATAIARTIVQLGRTFDLQVVAEGVETEEQFERLRDLGVDAFQGFLFARPRPVDETLRELNSAG; via the coding sequence TTGCGTGCTCAGCTCGGCGCATCCGATCGGGAGTTCAACGAGATCCTCTACGCTCTCAACACCTCCTCGATCATCGCGGTCACCGACCGGCGCGGCATCATCCTCCACGTGAACGACCGTTTCTGCGAGATATCCCAGTACTCCCGCGACGAGCTGGTCGGCCAGACCCACCGCATCATCAACTCCGGTCGGCATCCGAAGGAGTTCTTCCAGGAGATGTGGCGGGTGATCGGCCGCGGCGACGTGTGGAAGGGCGAGCTCTGCAACCGCGCCAAAGACGGCAGCGAGTACTGGGTCGACACCACGATCATCCCACTGCTCGACGATCGCGGTCGCCCCGAGCGCTACATCGCGATCCGCACCGAGGAGACGAAGCGTCACCTCGCCGAGGAGCAGGCGCGCAGGCTCGCGTTCTACGACCGCGCGACCGGTCTGCCCAACCGAGTGTCGATGCTGCGCGAGATCGACGCCGACATCGAGCAGAAGCCGGGATGCCAGCTGAGCGGCTTCATCGCGGTCAGTGCCGACGATCTGTCGGTCGTCAACGACGCGTTCGGGTACGCGGTGGGGGACCGGCTGCTGCTCCACGCATCGCAGCAGCTCTGCACGCTCGGCATCGAGGACGCGTGCGTGGCGCGCATCGGCTCCAACACCTTCGGTATCCTGCTGCCGCACATCGGCAGCGACCACCGGCTCGTCGAGCAGCGGGCCGCCGAGGCGGTCGACCGGGTGCTCGGTGCGCTGACGGGCCCCGTCAACCTCGGATCCGGCGTGGTCGTCGACACCTCTGCGAGCGTCGGCTACGTGGTGTGGGCCGCCCCCGGCATCAGGCAGCGCCACCAGGATCAGGAAGGCGACACGGCCGGCACCGACGGCTACATCGAGACCACCGATCCGCACGAGGTGATCAAGTGCGCCGATATCGCCCGCAAGCGCGCACGGCGCGCCGGTGGGCAGCGACGCCTGCGGCTGTTCCGGCAGAGCATGCTCGACGACGCGCAGCAGCGCGTGAGCCTGGTCTCCGAGCTGCGGCGCGGCATCGAGCGCGGTGAACTGCGGCTGTTCTCCCAGCCGATCGTCGACCGCGACCGCCGCGTGATCGGCGAGGAAGGGCTCATCCGGTGGCTCAGTCCCGAGCGCGGGCTCGTGCCGCCCGGCGGGTTCATCCCGCTGGCCGAGCAGACCGGCATCATCGTCGAAATCGGCGAGTGGGTGCTCGAGGAGGCCTGCCGCGTGCTCGCCGCCTGGAAACGCGAGCCGGAGCGCCGCGAACTCACCTTCTCGGTGAACCTGAGCGAACGGCAGCTGCGCGTCGACGACTTCACCGAGCGCGTGCGCGCGATCATCGCGCGTCACGGCATCGCCCCGGGTCGTCTGAAGTTCGAGCTGACCGAGAGTGTGCTGCACACCGACCTCGACCGCACGATCCGCCTGCTGTCGCTGCTGCGAGCCGAGGGGGTGCTCTCGTCGCTCGACGATTTCGGCACCGGCTACTCGTCGCTGAGCTACCTGCGGCATTTGCCCGTGCAACAGCTCAAGATCGACCGCTCCTTCGTCTCGGCCGTGGTCGACGACGAACCGGCGACGGCGATCGCACGCACCATCGTGCAGCTCGGACGCACCTTCGACCTGCAGGTCGTCGCCGAGGGCGTCGAGACCGAGGAGCAGTTCGAACGTTTGCGCGATCTCGGCGTCGACGCGTTCCAGGGGTTCCTGTTCGCCCGCCCCCGGCCCGTCGACGAAACGCTCCGCGAGCTGAACTCCGCGGGGTGA
- a CDS encoding DUF3117 domain-containing protein, producing MAAMKPRTGDGPMEAVRESRLIVVRVPLEGGGRLVVSVNDQEATELRDVLSSVLDG from the coding sequence ATGGCTGCAATGAAACCGAGGACTGGGGACGGACCCATGGAGGCGGTTCGCGAGAGTCGGCTGATCGTGGTGCGCGTACCGCTCGAGGGCGGCGGACGCCTCGTGGTGTCGGTCAACGACCAGGAGGCCACCGAACTGCGAGACGTGCTCTCGTCCGTGCTCGACGGCTGA
- a CDS encoding O-methyltransferase, with protein sequence MSKLERNWQYAEQYPGETDAIVRARRLSLELGLEPVSRSTAAQLSALTALTRAQAVCEVGTGVGVSGLALLRYAPEATLTSIEIEPEHLREARGVLAEAGVPSSRLRLVEGDARHVMPRLNLGAYDLVLLDADPGQLLEHFEHALGIVRPGGCIVVPGIFAHGRVPDPAARDEAAVACRDLLALVAESPAIAPMLSPTGDGVLTLVRLDG encoded by the coding sequence GTGAGCAAGCTCGAACGCAACTGGCAGTACGCCGAGCAGTACCCGGGTGAGACCGACGCGATCGTCCGCGCTCGGCGCCTCTCGCTCGAACTCGGGCTCGAGCCGGTCAGTCGCTCCACCGCGGCGCAGCTCTCGGCGCTCACGGCGCTGACCCGTGCGCAGGCCGTCTGCGAGGTGGGCACGGGGGTCGGCGTGAGCGGCCTCGCACTGCTGCGCTACGCTCCCGAGGCGACCCTCACCTCGATCGAGATCGAGCCCGAGCACCTGCGCGAGGCCCGCGGTGTGTTGGCCGAGGCCGGCGTGCCGTCGTCTCGACTGCGGCTGGTCGAGGGCGACGCCCGCCATGTGATGCCGCGGCTGAACCTCGGCGCCTACGATCTCGTGCTGCTCGACGCCGACCCCGGGCAGCTGCTCGAGCACTTCGAGCACGCGCTCGGCATCGTGCGCCCGGGCGGCTGCATCGTCGTGCCCGGTATCTTCGCGCACGGCCGCGTGCCCGACCCCGCAGCTCGCGACGAGGCCGCCGTCGCGTGCCGCGACCTGCTCGCCCTCGTGGCCGAGTCCCCGGCGATCGCCCCGATGCTCTCACCCACCGGCGACGGCGTGCTGACGCTCGTGCGGCTCGACGGCTGA
- a CDS encoding twin-arginine translocase TatA/TatE family subunit, which translates to MGLTIDKILVILVIAMFVLGPDRLPVYAKKLGEFVRGAKRMADGAKDRLRDEMGPEFDEVDWKQLDPRQYDPRRIIRDALVEDEREARAAARRARLAEAAQNRRAASGAVAGEQVDERGGLHFDEEAT; encoded by the coding sequence ATGGGCCTCACAATCGACAAAATCCTGGTGATCTTGGTGATCGCCATGTTTGTGCTGGGCCCCGACCGGCTGCCGGTCTACGCGAAGAAGCTCGGCGAGTTCGTGCGCGGCGCGAAGCGCATGGCCGACGGGGCGAAGGATCGCCTGCGCGACGAGATGGGGCCCGAGTTCGACGAGGTCGACTGGAAGCAGCTCGATCCGCGTCAGTACGATCCTCGCCGCATCATCCGCGACGCGCTCGTCGAGGATGAGCGCGAGGCTCGGGCAGCGGCTCGGCGGGCGAGGCTCGCCGAAGCCGCTCAGAACCGGCGCGCGGCCTCCGGGGCCGTCGCGGGCGAGCAGGTCGATGAACGTGGGGGGCTCCACTTCGACGAGGAGGCCACGTGA
- a CDS encoding magnesium transporter MgtE N-terminal domain-containing protein: MSTTRVFVGRLAGRGVFDPVGDRIGKVRDVLVVFRAASAPRVVGLIVEIPGKRRVFVPIGRVTSIGSGQVITTGLINVRRFEQRGGETRMIAEIIGREVRLAPEQAGGQPLSARIEDAAIERTRTGEWVVSEVFVRLPKPAAPFSRGDSRIVRWSDLVLPSSSESAQSAELLIQTMVDLKPADLAEALLELPQHRMLEVIDELADERVADALEEMSEQDQLALLAQLPPDRTADVLDRMEPDDAADLISALPAAKGEELLDLMEPEEAEDVRRLLEYDADTAGGLMSPAPIVLSGESSVAEGLAMIRRAEIPPAMASAVYVTHPPYETPTGEYIGMAHFQRMLRFPPHERMVALIDTEIEPVTVDASAAEVSRRIASYDLVAIPVVDEQHRLVGVVTVDDVLDHLLPDDWRHADDEAPRSSASQGGRR; encoded by the coding sequence GTGAGTACTACGCGGGTCTTCGTCGGGCGCCTCGCCGGGCGCGGGGTGTTCGATCCTGTCGGGGATCGGATCGGCAAGGTGCGCGATGTGCTCGTCGTCTTCCGGGCGGCGAGCGCGCCGCGCGTGGTCGGCCTGATCGTCGAGATCCCAGGCAAGCGGCGCGTGTTCGTGCCGATCGGCCGGGTGACCTCGATCGGCTCCGGCCAGGTCATCACGACGGGCCTCATCAACGTGCGCCGCTTCGAGCAGCGCGGCGGCGAGACGCGCATGATCGCCGAGATCATCGGCCGCGAGGTGCGGCTCGCCCCCGAGCAGGCGGGCGGGCAGCCGCTGTCGGCCCGCATCGAGGACGCCGCGATCGAGCGCACTCGCACGGGCGAGTGGGTGGTCTCCGAGGTGTTCGTGCGGCTGCCGAAGCCGGCGGCGCCCTTCAGCCGCGGCGACTCGCGCATCGTGCGCTGGTCGGATCTGGTGCTGCCGAGTTCGAGCGAGTCGGCGCAGTCGGCCGAGCTGCTCATCCAGACGATGGTCGACCTCAAGCCGGCCGACCTCGCCGAGGCGCTGCTCGAGCTGCCGCAGCACCGCATGCTCGAGGTCATCGACGAGCTCGCCGATGAGCGCGTGGCCGACGCGCTCGAGGAGATGAGCGAGCAGGATCAGCTGGCGCTGCTGGCGCAGCTGCCCCCGGACCGCACTGCCGACGTGCTCGACCGCATGGAGCCGGACGACGCGGCAGACCTCATCTCCGCGCTGCCCGCGGCGAAGGGCGAGGAGCTGCTCGACCTCATGGAGCCCGAGGAGGCGGAGGACGTGCGCCGCCTGCTCGAGTACGACGCCGACACGGCCGGCGGCCTAATGAGCCCCGCGCCGATCGTGCTGTCGGGCGAGTCGAGCGTCGCCGAGGGCCTCGCGATGATCCGCCGCGCCGAGATCCCGCCCGCCATGGCCTCGGCCGTCTACGTCACCCATCCCCCGTACGAGACGCCCACGGGCGAGTACATCGGCATGGCCCACTTCCAGCGCATGCTGCGCTTCCCGCCGCACGAGCGCATGGTGGCGCTGATCGACACCGAGATCGAGCCGGTCACGGTCGATGCGAGCGCCGCCGAGGTGTCGCGCCGCATCGCGAGCTACGACCTCGTCGCGATCCCGGTGGTCGACGAGCAGCACCGCCTCGTAGGTGTGGTGACGGTCGACGACGTGCTCGATCATCTGCTGCCCGACGACTGGCGTCACGCCGACGACGAGGCCCCGCGTTCCTCCGCTTCGCAGGGCGGGCGCCGATGA
- the dapD gene encoding 2,3,4,5-tetrahydropyridine-2,6-dicarboxylate N-succinyltransferase, whose translation MTDSRSAWSAGIVTTAADGTVLDAWFPSPALGERPADRDRWVAPAELEELAGADELRGVELRPVNVEIDLDAAPASTEDAYLRLHLLSHCLVRPNSINLDGIFGKLPNVAWTTAGPMLPDVYAARLPRLKRAGITAVGLDKFPRLTDYVVPQGVRIADTSRVRLGAHLAPGTTVMHEGFVNFNAGTLGASMVEGRISQGVVVGDGSDIGGGASIMGTLSGGGTQRITIGERALLGANSGIGISLGDDSVVEAGLYVTAGTKVVLPKGTIDSNGEPVEVKAVELSGLPQLLFRRNSRTGGVEALPREGAGIELNSELHA comes from the coding sequence ATGACTGACTCTCGCTCTGCATGGTCCGCCGGTATCGTCACCACCGCCGCCGACGGCACGGTTCTCGACGCATGGTTCCCCTCGCCCGCGCTGGGCGAACGCCCCGCGGATCGCGATCGCTGGGTCGCCCCAGCGGAGCTCGAGGAGCTCGCAGGCGCCGACGAGCTGCGCGGCGTGGAGCTGCGCCCCGTGAACGTGGAGATCGATCTCGACGCGGCCCCGGCCTCCACCGAGGACGCCTACCTGCGCCTGCATCTGCTGTCGCACTGCCTGGTGCGGCCCAACTCGATCAACCTCGACGGCATCTTCGGCAAGCTGCCCAACGTGGCCTGGACGACCGCCGGCCCGATGCTGCCCGACGTCTACGCGGCGCGTCTGCCGCGGCTGAAGCGCGCGGGCATCACCGCGGTCGGCCTCGACAAGTTCCCGCGGCTCACCGACTACGTCGTGCCCCAGGGCGTGCGCATCGCCGACACGTCGCGCGTGCGGCTCGGCGCCCACCTTGCGCCGGGCACGACCGTGATGCACGAGGGCTTCGTGAACTTCAACGCGGGCACGCTCGGGGCCTCGATGGTCGAGGGACGCATTTCGCAGGGCGTCGTGGTGGGCGACGGCTCCGACATCGGCGGCGGCGCCTCGATCATGGGCACCCTCTCGGGCGGCGGCACGCAGCGCATCACCATCGGCGAGCGCGCGCTGCTCGGCGCGAACTCGGGCATCGGCATCTCGCTGGGCGACGACAGCGTCGTCGAGGCGGGCCTCTACGTGACCGCGGGCACCAAGGTCGTGCTGCCGAAGGGCACCATCGACTCGAACGGCGAGCCCGTCGAGGTGAAGGCGGTCGAGCTGTCGGGTCTGCCGCAGCTGCTGTTCCGCCGCAACTCGCGCACCGGCGGAGTGGAGGCGCTGCCCCGCGAGGGCGCCGGCATCGAGCTCAACTCCGAGCTGCACGCTTGA
- a CDS encoding general stress protein, protein MSTPGPLSSSRAPLMPEIPQGEIVSTYDRYEDAKHAVDVLARASFPVQRISIVGNDVRSVERVTGRLTYGRIALMGALSGAYLGLFLGLLLFIFQPDNAGIFGVFIAAVVIGAGFGMLFGVLSYAMNRNRRDFSSVMQMVATRYDLIVEPDLLHEARRILVESAQK, encoded by the coding sequence ATGAGTACTCCCGGCCCCCTCTCCTCCTCGCGCGCCCCGCTGATGCCCGAGATCCCGCAGGGCGAGATCGTCTCCACCTACGACCGCTACGAAGATGCGAAGCACGCCGTCGACGTGCTCGCCCGCGCCAGCTTCCCCGTGCAGCGCATCAGCATCGTCGGCAACGACGTGCGCAGCGTCGAGCGGGTCACCGGGCGCCTCACCTACGGCCGCATCGCGCTGATGGGCGCGCTCTCGGGCGCCTACCTGGGCCTCTTCCTCGGCCTGCTGCTGTTCATCTTCCAGCCCGACAACGCCGGCATCTTCGGCGTGTTCATCGCGGCCGTGGTGATCGGCGCCGGCTTCGGCATGCTCTTCGGGGTGCTCTCGTACGCTATGAACCGCAACCGCCGCGACTTCTCGTCGGTCATGCAGATGGTCGCGACGCGGTACGACCTGATCGTAGAGCCTGACTTGCTTCACGAGGCCCGCCGCATCCTCGTGGAATCGGCGCAGAAGTAG
- a CDS encoding Mrp/NBP35 family ATP-binding protein: MTGSAEAAVRAALDRVRDPEILRPITELGMVRDVRVDAEGRATVSILLTIAGCPAARRIEADTLEAAQSAPGVSSAEVVVGVMSPAERKAFVERVRGDRGARPQQFGPDSLTRVIAVTSGKGGVGKSSLTAGLAVALAQQGLSVGLVDADVFGFSIPGILGLSREGRTEQPTRLDDMILPPVAHGVKTVSIGMFLGDADPRTTAVSWRGPMLHRTIEQFLRDVWFGDLDVLLLDLPPGTGDIAISVGQLLPQAEVLVVTTPQEAAADVAVRSALVARQTGQRVIGVVENMAGLVQPDGSVVDVFGSGGGRLVAQRLSDDEHGEVPLLGSVPLSPAFREGGDRGEPAVLATPEDPAAAEVIRIARAIVGQGRSLAGRSLGIAPR; the protein is encoded by the coding sequence ATGACCGGGAGCGCTGAGGCCGCGGTTCGCGCCGCGCTCGACCGGGTGCGGGATCCCGAGATCCTGCGCCCCATCACCGAGCTCGGCATGGTGCGCGACGTGCGCGTGGACGCCGAGGGCCGGGCGACGGTCTCGATCCTGCTCACCATCGCGGGCTGCCCGGCGGCCCGCCGCATCGAGGCCGACACGCTCGAGGCGGCGCAGTCGGCGCCCGGCGTCTCGTCGGCCGAGGTCGTGGTGGGCGTGATGTCCCCGGCCGAGCGCAAGGCGTTCGTGGAGCGCGTGCGCGGCGACCGCGGAGCGCGCCCGCAGCAGTTCGGGCCCGACTCGCTCACGCGGGTGATCGCGGTGACGAGCGGCAAGGGCGGTGTGGGCAAGTCATCGCTGACGGCTGGGCTCGCCGTCGCACTCGCGCAGCAGGGACTCTCGGTCGGGCTCGTCGACGCCGACGTGTTCGGCTTCTCGATCCCGGGCATCCTGGGGCTGAGCCGCGAGGGGCGCACCGAGCAGCCGACGCGCCTCGACGACATGATCCTGCCGCCCGTGGCGCACGGCGTGAAGACCGTGTCGATCGGCATGTTCCTGGGCGACGCCGACCCCCGCACCACGGCCGTCTCGTGGCGGGGGCCGATGCTGCACCGCACGATCGAGCAGTTTCTGCGCGACGTGTGGTTCGGCGATCTCGACGTCCTGCTGCTCGATCTGCCTCCCGGCACGGGCGACATCGCGATCAGCGTGGGGCAGTTGCTGCCCCAGGCCGAGGTGCTCGTGGTGACGACCCCGCAGGAGGCCGCGGCCGACGTAGCGGTGCGCAGCGCGCTCGTCGCGCGCCAGACGGGCCAGCGCGTGATCGGCGTGGTCGAGAACATGGCGGGTCTCGTGCAGCCCGACGGCAGTGTGGTCGACGTCTTCGGCAGCGGCGGCGGCCGGCTGGTGGCGCAGCGTCTGAGCGACGACGAGCACGGCGAGGTGCCACTGCTCGGCAGTGTGCCGCTCAGCCCCGCGTTCCGCGAGGGGGGCGACCGCGGTGAACCCGCGGTGCTCGCGACGCCCGAGGATCCCGCGGCGGCCGAGGTGATCAGGATCGCGCGCGCGATCGTGGGTCAGGGCCGCAGTCTGGCCGGCAGGTCGCTCGGGATCGCTCCGCGCTGA
- the dapE gene encoding succinyl-diaminopimelate desuccinylase: MNADPSPAPRLDPALGAVELTRQLCDIPSVSGDERAIADAVEAVLRERAPHLSVTRDGDTIIARTELGRERRVAIAGHLDTVPINDNLPVRDELDAATGETMIRGRGTVDMKAGVAVQLLLAVELAEPAVDLTWIWYDHEEVASDLSGLGRAMRHHPRLFAADFAILGEPSNGTIEGGCNGTLRARVTMHGRRAHSARSWMGVNAIQRAGALLDRLARYEAERIVVDGLEYREGLNAVRIEGGVAGNVIPDRCSFEVNYRFAPSRSTDEAERVVRDFFSDADEVEIVDLAPGARPGLDAPLARRFVEAVGVEPNAKFGWTDVARFSALGIPAVNFGPGDPLLAHADDERVPVSQIEFTERALRAWLQASEA; encoded by the coding sequence GTGAATGCCGATCCGTCTCCCGCGCCCCGCCTCGATCCCGCCCTCGGCGCGGTCGAGCTCACCCGTCAGCTGTGCGACATCCCGTCGGTCTCCGGCGACGAACGGGCGATCGCCGACGCCGTCGAGGCCGTACTCCGCGAGCGGGCGCCGCACCTGAGCGTCACCCGCGATGGCGACACGATCATCGCGCGCACCGAGTTGGGTCGCGAGCGCCGTGTCGCCATCGCCGGGCACCTCGACACGGTGCCCATCAACGACAACCTGCCGGTGCGCGACGAGCTCGACGCGGCGACCGGGGAGACGATGATCCGCGGGCGGGGCACGGTCGATATGAAGGCCGGGGTGGCGGTGCAGCTGCTGCTCGCCGTCGAACTCGCCGAGCCCGCGGTCGACCTGACCTGGATCTGGTACGACCACGAGGAGGTCGCGTCCGACCTGAGCGGACTCGGCCGCGCCATGCGCCATCACCCGCGGCTCTTCGCGGCCGACTTCGCGATCCTCGGCGAACCCTCGAACGGCACCATCGAGGGCGGCTGCAACGGCACGCTGCGAGCGCGCGTCACCATGCACGGCAGGCGCGCTCACTCGGCGCGCAGCTGGATGGGAGTGAACGCGATCCAGCGCGCCGGGGCGTTGCTCGACCGGCTGGCCCGTTACGAGGCGGAGCGCATCGTGGTCGACGGTCTCGAGTACCGCGAGGGACTGAACGCGGTGCGCATCGAGGGCGGCGTCGCGGGCAACGTCATCCCCGATCGCTGCAGCTTCGAGGTCAACTACCGCTTCGCGCCGAGCCGCTCGACCGACGAGGCCGAGCGGGTGGTGCGCGACTTCTTCTCGGACGCCGACGAGGTGGAGATCGTGGATCTCGCGCCCGGGGCGCGGCCCGGCCTCGACGCGCCGCTCGCGCGCCGCTTCGTGGAGGCCGTCGGCGTGGAGCCCAACGCGAAGTTCGGGTGGACCGACGTGGCCCGCTTCTCGGCGCTCGGCATCCCCGCGGTCAACTTCGGCCCCGGCGACCCGCTGCTCGCCCACGCGGACGACGAGCGGGTGCCGGTGAGTCAGATCGAGTTCACCGAGCGGGCCCTGCGCGCCTGGCTGCAGGCGAGTGAGGCGTAA